Genomic DNA from Comamonas antarctica:
TGGCCAGCCCTTGCAGGATGTTGGAGCCGAACTCGGTGAAGCGCGCGGGCAGCTCGAACCCCAGATAGGCCATCGCCGCCGCAAATGCTTGGTGTAGCAGGGCAGCGGGGGACCAGTTGACGATAGCCGCACCGATGGAAAGAAGCGCCCCGGAAATCATCCCGCGCAGCCGTTGCCAGATGCCGGTGGCACCGGCCAGCAGTTGCGCCCAGGCGTTGGCGAGCGTGGCGGTGATGGACTGCCAGGCGCTGCCGATGGTCGATGCGATCGTCTGCCACATGCTGCTGAAAAACTGTGTTATCGGCTCCCAGTTCTTGTAGATGAAGTAGGCAGCGGTACCCATTGCGGCCGCCGCAATGATGAACCAGCCAAGCGGCGTGGTCAGCATGGCCAGCCCCAGGCGCATGAACACAATGGTCAGCCCTCGCAGGGCCGCAATAATGCCTGGCAGCTTGACGCCCAGCATCCCAAAAGCAAAACGGACCAGCATCACCTTGCCCACAAAAAGGGCCAAAGGAACAAGCAACAGGCCGAGTCCTGCCGTCAATGTCGCCAAGGCAGCCACGGTGCGAACAATGGCGGCGGTGATACCTGGATGTTCCTTGACCCAGGCACCTATGCTGCTGGTGATTTCGCCGATCCAGTTGATGATGCCCTTGGCGTCGCCCTGGACCGTTTCACCAATGCTGGCCATCACGTTGGTGAAGCCGCCTTGCGCCGCTTCCATCACGTTGGACAGCGTGCCGAGCTGCGATTCGACGCGTTGCTGCAGGCTGGCCTGGGCGTCCATCTTGGCCGTGGTTTCCTTGTAGCCGTCGAATCCCTTCGCCATGAAATTGCGCAGCACCTGCATGTTCTGCGCATCCGTGCCGAACAGCTCGGATAGCACCGCGGTCTTCAGGATGTCGTTGTCGCCCAGCGCCTTGAGCTTGTCCAGCTGCTTGAACAAGTTCTCGATGCCGGCAAACTTCCCCTGCTTGTCGGCGAAGTTCAGCTTGATGCCTTTGCCGCTCAACATCGCATTGGTCTTTTGCAGTTTCTTGCCGTTCAATCCCGCAGCGAAAATCTTGTCGATGGCGTTACCTGCGCTGGCACCATCGGTCATGCCAGCTTGGTTCATCATCACCAGCAGCGGCGACAGATCCTTGTATGCGTCCACACCCTTTTTGCGCAGCAGGCTCATGGCGCCGGCCATCTTGGTGATGCCGGACAGCTGATAGTTCTGATCGGCGCCGAGGTAGGCGTTCTTTTGCAGCATGTCCATCAGGCCCAGCATCTCGCCCTCGGTGGCCTGCGTGGCATCCTGGATCTTGGCGGCAAAGGCAGCAGCCTCTACCACCGGCATCTCCAGCTGCACGCCCAGCAGCGCCGCCGCCTCGCCGGTGCCGCCCAGAATGGCCTGCGCGGAAATGCCTTCCTTGCGCAGCACCGTCATCATGTTCACGAAGTCGGCCGTGGTGCCGGGGAGGCGGTCGCCGAGGCGCTTGGCCAACGCATCGATCTGCGTGAATTCCGCGGACACGCCGCCGTCGGCCTGCATCATGCTGGCGCGCAGCTGGGTGGATGCGTTCTCTTGTTCAGCATAGGTGCCCAATGTCGCCTTCACGGGCCGCGCCATGGTGCGACCGGCAGCAACCATGCCCACGCCCGTTGCGACCATCATCCCGGTGTGCTTCATTGCCTTGCCGTGCTGTTCCTTCAGCGCGGCAACGCGATCCTGCTGCGCCTTGAGCGAGGCCAGGGCCTGCTTTTGCTTTTCCATCGCCGCGGTCGCGGTGTCCATCTGGGACTTCAGGCTGCGAGACTTGGCACCCAGGCGGTCGGTGCCCATGCCCGCGTCCTGCAACCGCCGCTCGTAGCCCTGCAGGCGCTCCTGCCCGCTGGCAATCTTTCCCGTCAGCTGGCCAATGTCTCGCTGGGTGTTCTTGATCTGCGTGCCGTACTTGCCAATGGATGCTTTGGAGCGTTCATAGGCGCCCTGGCTGCTGAGTAGAGCGACACGGGCAATTTCCAGCTGGCGGGAGAATTCGGGCGTGACCGCGGCGCCCTCCTGCATGGCTTTGGTCAGGCGCGCGTGGGATTCCCGCGATGTCTTGAGGCTGGCCACGATCTGGCGGTGGCGTGCTTGCTGATCCTGCAGCCCGGCATTGTGGCCGCTCAACTTGCTCTGCAGTTCCTGCAGGTCGCGCTGCTGGCCGCGCAGTTGGATGCGCGTGGTGCGCAGGCCGTTGACGTCCTGCTGCACCTTGTCCAAGTCGCGCAACTGGTCGCGCGTGGACTTGAGCGCTTGTGCAGCTTCTTGGCTGCCGCCGCGGATTCGTTTGAGTGGTTCTAGGACTTTCTCGCGCAGATCGAGAACCAGCTGCATGCGCATATCAGCCATGAGCGCCCCCGTTCATACGGTGAGCGCGCAGGGCGGCGCGCGTCAGCGGTCGGGCACGTCCAGCAGCCGCTGAATCTCGGCGGCTTTGGCCGCATTGCCCTTGGCGGTGGCCGCAGCCCACAAGCCCGACGCTGCCATCAGCGGCGCCAGGGCAAAGCCCAGCAGGACCAGGGCGGCCAGGATTGCGAGGACGACGATCAACAATGTCATGGGTCATGATGCTACACGCTTCGCGTCTGGGCGCGCACCCGGGCGCGTTCTCTCCATTCCATAAGCTCCTCGATGGCCATGTCGTGCATGTCCACCGGGCGCCAGTGGAAGACCATGGCCAGGTCGGCCATGGCGTCCTCTATGCAGTCTGGTATTCCTCGCGGATGCTCTTGCGCACGAAAAAACTGGCCACCCGCACGCCCAGTTCGGTGAGGTCGGCAGGGTCGAGCGCGGCGACGTCCTGGGCTGTCAGCGTTGGCGTGGTGATGCGCGGCATCAGCAGCTGCAGCGCAACCACATCGAGGTTGAGCAATTCGGTCAGCTTGATACCGCGCAGTTCGCCCGAGCGTGGTTTGCGCAGGGTCACGGATTCAATGTTTTGCTCGCCACGCTTGAGGGGCTGGTCGAGCTTCACGGTGTTTTCGTCGTTGGCGGTGGTCTGGTTTTCGGTCATGTCGGTTCTCGGTGGCTGTGGTTTGAAGGTCGGGCCGTGCGGCCCGCCGTGGTGGGTTGGTGGCGAAACGTCCGGCCTTACAAGCCGATGGCGCGGCGGATGGCGCCCAGCTGGTCCACGCCGTTGACGCGGAACACCATGCCCGGCATATCGATTTCGATGATGTCGGCGCCGTTGACCACCAGCTTGTAGTAGCTGACGCTGGCCGTATGGGTGTGCTCTGTGTCATCGCCGGCCTTGGCATCGCCGGGGTCGAGTTCGCGCACTCGGCCGCTGACCAACACCTCAACAGACATCACCTCGTTTGTGCTGTCGTCTTGATAGGCTCCCGCAAAGCGCCATTGGTTGGCGTTGTGCGTCGTGCCACCGAAGGCGAGGTAGCCGTCCAGCAACAGGCCGCCAGCCTTGAAGGAGATCTCGAGCTTTTCCAGGCCGAGATCCACTTCGATGGGACCGTGCATGCCGCCGCCGCGCCATTCCTCGACTTTGCGCGTGAGCTTGGGCAGCGTGACGGAATCGATCTGTCCGCGCCAGCTGTTGCCGTCGCCGAACAGGTTGAAGTTCTTGAGCTTGGATGGCATTGCCATGGGGTGGTGCTCCTATGTGGGTGGTTGGTGGCTTATGCCTGGATGGACAGGGCGAATTCGGCGAGGTATTCGTCCGTGATGGTCTGCTCGAAGATCAGGTTTTCCAGCGGAGGCACGGGCGTGTAGCGGTAGCCGATGAGCAGGCGGCCGGCCGCCAGGTCTTCCTTGCTGTTGCGGTCGGGGTCGAAGTACGCTTCGGCGCCGATCAGGTAGCCGCCGGACACAAGGTCGCGAAAGCGGCTGTTGATGTAGCCCAGCATGTCGCGCACCAGGCTGGGGTGCATCGGCTTGTCGATGAAGGTGAAATGCGCTTCGGCGATGGTGTCGGCCAGCACCTGGGCGGTGCGGGTGTAGTTCTCGAAGGCGAATTTGCCGCCCTGTTCCTCACAGGTGCGCGAGCCCCAGAAGCGATAGCCGCTACGGCGGATGATTGTGGTGACTTCCTTGCTGTTCAGGTAGCCGGCATCGCTCGCGGGGTTCTGCAGGTCGAAAAACACATCCTTCGTCATGCCCTCGGGACCGTTCACGACGGCATTGGAAATCGACTTGTGCCAGCCGATCTGCTGGTCGAGCTTGGCGCGCAGGCCCAGGGCATAGCCGCCGGCCGGCATTTCGGCCGCTTCGCCGGCCTCGCCATTCCACGCCAGGAAGTTGGGCCACATCACCATCAGCTCGCGCTGGCCGAATTCCTGGCGGTATGCGGCGGCTTCTTCCTTGGTCGCTGCGTACTGGTCATTTGCGCCGCGCGCGGCGATGTAGCCGAACGCGCGCAGCTGCTGGCAGATGCTGGCTATCTCGGTGGCCACGGCCTTGGTGTCCAGGCCGGGCACGCCGATGATGCGCGGCTTGACGCCGAGCGCGCCTTCGGCCGCCAGCAGGGCCTGCAGGCCGGTGCGCTGGCCGGCGGCGGTGGTCGTGCCGATCACGTTGGTCGTGGTTGCCGCCGCGTCCACGCCTTGCTCCACGCGCACCACGACGGTGAGCGCGCGGCTTTGCTTGCCGATTGATGCGAGCGCGTCGGCCAGCGTTCCCACCGCACCCACCTTGCCGACCGAGCCGGCCGGGTTGGTCAGGAGGACAGGCACGTTCAGGGGGAACGCGTCGGCATCGGCATCGGGCGCGGTGCCCACCAGGCCGATGACGGCGGTGGACACCACGCGGATGGCCGCGCCGGCGCCCGTGGTTTCGATGACGCGTACGCCGTGGTGGTATTCGGTGCTCATGGCTGGGACTCCTGTTGCGTGGTGGTGGTTTGCGTGGTGGCCGCGGCTTGGGCAGAAGGCCAGCCGCTGGTGATGTCGTAGGCGCGGGCTTCTTCCAGCGACTCCAGCGCGTCGATGGCGTCGGCGTGGGCACGCTCGGCGGTGTAGCAGCGCTGCACATGGCGGGCGATGGCGCCGGCAATCTCGGTGAGCTGCGCGATGGTCAGCGACACCCAGCCGGACGCGGCCTTGAAGTCGACCGATTCGACGCCGGCCAACGTGGCGTTGGCCACCACGCTGGTGATGCGGTTCTGGTCCTCGATGGCGGTGGCCAGGCGCACGCCAGCCACGACGATGCCGCCGGTCTCCACGTCCCAGCGGTGCGCAGCTGCAGCGCGCAGCAGTTCGCCCTGCAGGTCGGCCAGCGTGGCGGCCTGCGGTGTGCTGGTGACTTCCTCGGGCGCCTGCAGCGTGCCGCCCACTTCCGCGAGGGTCGAGCCTGGCGGCACGCCGATGCGCTTGCCCGTGGTTGCGTCGTAGACGGTCGCGGCGCTGTAGTCGGGCAGGTAGTCCCAGGGGTCGGCCTGGTCGCCGGCGGGGTTGTAGCGGGCGCATTCCAGCGGTCCCAGCGCGCGGGGCAGGGGCGCATCCACTGCCAGGGTGGGCAGGGGATAGAAGCCGGGCTCCAGCGGGCTGGCATAGGCGTGGGTGGCGCCCAAGAAAAAGCCGGCCATGTTGAGCTGCGGAACGACTTTGAACTCCGGCGCGGGCTGCTGCGGCGCCTGCTCGATGTCGGTGGCTTCTGCCGCGGGTGTTTCGGTAGTGCTTTTGGTCATGGTCAGTACTTGATGAAAGCTCGGCCGGAAAGGTTGGCCATGCGGGTTTCGCTGCCGCCGGTTGCGTTGGTGGTGAAGGAGTGCGAGTGCGTACCGCCGCCATAGGTCTGCACACCGTGGGCATGGGTCCCGGTGCCTTCGGCGGTTGCGACAAGCCCTTCCCAGCCTTCGGCGGCGACAATCCCGAGTTGTCCGTCCCAGGTTCCGCCGCCCGAATCGCGCCGCATTACGTGGCCGTGCTCGCCGCCGCTGGTGGTGTAGCCGGCGTGTGTGTGGTCGCCCGCGCCGACAGTCGTGCCGGTGTGGGTGTGCGATCCCAGCGCACTGGCTTGATAGCTTCCCAGCACGCGGCCCCCATCGACGCCGCGGCCTTCGTCCAGATCGCGCAATACCAGGCCGCGCAGGTCAGGCACGTTGAAGGTGTTGGAGCCGTCACCCGCGCCGTACCGCGTCCCAATAGCGGCAAAGAGGGCGGCATAGACGGTGCGCGAGTAGGCTGCGCCGTTGCAGCGCAAGTAGCCCACGGGGTTGCCTTCGCCGGCATAGTCGAGGTAAGCGCCGGGCGGGACCACGCCGCCAGTGCAGCCTGCGACGGTAAGCGATTCGTCGACGGTGACACTGCCCAGCGTGCGCAGGTGCCGCAGCCATAGATCACGGTGATCGTCTTTGCCGTCCCGCGCCCAGTCTCCCCACATGTGGAAGATGCCGTTGGCGTCCATGCCAAGCTGGTTGAGAACGCGGCTGTTCCACTGGAAGGCCCAGCGTGGTGCGTAGTCGTTGCTGGTCTGTGTAGAGCTTGCATGAGCGTTCTCTCGGACCATGCCAGCGGCCGCGGAGCCGTACGCGCCGACATCTTGGGACCAGTGTTGGCCGCGGTCCATGTATTGCGCCAGAGCCACACGCACCGGGTAGGTCTTGCTGCCGTTGTAGCCCATGAGTGTGGGGATGGCCACCCCGTCGGCGACTGCCTTCTGCGGGCTGAATGTGGGTGTGTCGCGGTTGACGGCTACTCCGTCAGGCGCGACCCCAGCGCTCGCTTCAATGATGGTGTGGCCATTGCCGTAGGCGTTCCAGCCAATCTGCCCCACCACCTGCTTTTGCGCGGTGTTGTTGGCTACCCATTCGGAGCGTTCGCGATACGGAGCCAGCCGGGTCCATGGCCCGATGGAGCCATCCTCCGCCTGCGTGCGTGCTGCTATGTGATGGCTGTCCCCGGCAAGAGCGTTCAGCCAGAGGCTGCAATTCGACGCACTGTCGGCGGCCCCGGCAAAGCGCACTACTGGCCCCGAATACGGCGCCCCGGCGCTGCGCGTGAATCCGGCGGTATTTGGCGCCATGGTGTCGGCGTGCGCGGCCCCGCCCGCATGCGACATGAGATAGATCGGTTTGCTGCTGACGCCGCCCCACGACACGGCTGCCGCGTTGTCCGCGTAGTTGGCCGCCAAAGAACGGATGCTCCAGGTGCCATAGGCGCCGGCACCGTTGAGCGCGGGCGCATAGCTGTTGAAGTTTCCCGAGTGCAGGGAATACCACCACGGCGAAAAAGCTGCGTCATCGATGCGCGCGCGCCAACGCACTTCCCCGTCGTACTTGTATTCGGTCTGCACGCGAGAGGTCGAGCCGCCGGCGGCAATCGTGTCCAGGGCGGTGGAGTAATTGCCCTTGTGGACATGGTAGGTGCCACGGTCGAGAGCGACATCCATCTGGTCCGCTGTGATCGATCCCCGATAGCGTTGATAGTCGGCTTGGCCCTTGCCGCCCAGGGTCTGCGCATCGCCGGTGATGCTCACAGGCCAGGTGCCCATGGCGCCCGCGCCCGTAAGGGTCGGTGCGAAGTTGTTGAAATTTTCACTGTCAAGTACGCGCTGGAAAGCCTGCCAGCCGG
This window encodes:
- a CDS encoding phage tail assembly protein — protein: MTENQTTANDENTVKLDQPLKRGEQNIESVTLRKPRSGELRGIKLTELLNLDVVALQLLMPRITTPTLTAQDVAALDPADLTELGVRVASFFVRKSIREEYQTA
- a CDS encoding phage tail tape measure protein: MADMRMQLVLDLREKVLEPLKRIRGGSQEAAQALKSTRDQLRDLDKVQQDVNGLRTTRIQLRGQQRDLQELQSKLSGHNAGLQDQQARHRQIVASLKTSRESHARLTKAMQEGAAVTPEFSRQLEIARVALLSSQGAYERSKASIGKYGTQIKNTQRDIGQLTGKIASGQERLQGYERRLQDAGMGTDRLGAKSRSLKSQMDTATAAMEKQKQALASLKAQQDRVAALKEQHGKAMKHTGMMVATGVGMVAAGRTMARPVKATLGTYAEQENASTQLRASMMQADGGVSAEFTQIDALAKRLGDRLPGTTADFVNMMTVLRKEGISAQAILGGTGEAAALLGVQLEMPVVEAAAFAAKIQDATQATEGEMLGLMDMLQKNAYLGADQNYQLSGITKMAGAMSLLRKKGVDAYKDLSPLLVMMNQAGMTDGASAGNAIDKIFAAGLNGKKLQKTNAMLSGKGIKLNFADKQGKFAGIENLFKQLDKLKALGDNDILKTAVLSELFGTDAQNMQVLRNFMAKGFDGYKETTAKMDAQASLQQRVESQLGTLSNVMEAAQGGFTNVMASIGETVQGDAKGIINWIGEITSSIGAWVKEHPGITAAIVRTVAALATLTAGLGLLLVPLALFVGKVMLVRFAFGMLGVKLPGIIAALRGLTIVFMRLGLAMLTTPLGWFIIAAAAMGTAAYFIYKNWEPITQFFSSMWQTIASTIGSAWQSITATLANAWAQLLAGATGIWQRLRGMISGALLSIGAAIVNWSPAALLHQAFAAAMAYLGFELPARFTEFGSNILQGLANGITSRLGAVREAIGGAADSAIGWFKEKLGIHSPSRVFMAAGANVGEGAALGIGSTSDMVRKSAAAMAAAAAVSLPAAALAIPAVPGMPYFPALPAVSTIAPQAEGMQPAPPEAIRIDRRPPLAANWSPRPAPIIQGDTITLQIHAAPGMDEHAIARMVTAELERRERTKAARAQSAFYDWNN
- a CDS encoding phage major tail tube protein, with the translated sequence MAMPSKLKNFNLFGDGNSWRGQIDSVTLPKLTRKVEEWRGGGMHGPIEVDLGLEKLEISFKAGGLLLDGYLAFGGTTHNANQWRFAGAYQDDSTNEVMSVEVLVSGRVRELDPGDAKAGDDTEHTHTASVSYYKLVVNGADIIEIDMPGMVFRVNGVDQLGAIRRAIGL
- a CDS encoding phage tail sheath protein, with the protein product MSTEYHHGVRVIETTGAGAAIRVVSTAVIGLVGTAPDADADAFPLNVPVLLTNPAGSVGKVGAVGTLADALASIGKQSRALTVVVRVEQGVDAAATTTNVIGTTTAAGQRTGLQALLAAEGALGVKPRIIGVPGLDTKAVATEIASICQQLRAFGYIAARGANDQYAATKEEAAAYRQEFGQRELMVMWPNFLAWNGEAGEAAEMPAGGYALGLRAKLDQQIGWHKSISNAVVNGPEGMTKDVFFDLQNPASDAGYLNSKEVTTIIRRSGYRFWGSRTCEEQGGKFAFENYTRTAQVLADTIAEAHFTFIDKPMHPSLVRDMLGYINSRFRDLVSGGYLIGAEAYFDPDRNSKEDLAAGRLLIGYRYTPVPPLENLIFEQTITDEYLAEFALSIQA
- a CDS encoding DUF4376 domain-containing protein — its product is MTKSTTETPAAEATDIEQAPQQPAPEFKVVPQLNMAGFFLGATHAYASPLEPGFYPLPTLAVDAPLPRALGPLECARYNPAGDQADPWDYLPDYSAATVYDATTGKRIGVPPGSTLAEVGGTLQAPEEVTSTPQAATLADLQGELLRAAAAHRWDVETGGIVVAGVRLATAIEDQNRITSVVANATLAGVESVDFKAASGWVSLTIAQLTEIAGAIARHVQRCYTAERAHADAIDALESLEEARAYDITSGWPSAQAAATTQTTTTQQESQP
- a CDS encoding phage tail protein, yielding MNIIFKLTTAGRQALINAKQDGSQARTITSVGVTAATFTPTDALASIPNEIKRLPSIAGDVVAKDTIHITIRDDGEDTYTVRGLGVYLDNGVLLGTYSQAAVILEKSVASILMLATDMRVLDGSVDISTLHFGETNFINPPATTERQGVVELATAAEAEQLKDGQRAMTPASAAKLFKDRALVSTSIKAGTGLKGGGDLAADRTLELDKSGVTADSYGTETETPVFKVDEFGRVIEAGKKTIKPSWSNVQNKPTTRNGYGITDAAPSDHVGSRGGAHALATTTEAGFMSAGDRTMLDALPQDLANRVAIESGSAVLIEGQNVNDLRRTGFFRGHSMPGAPSMGWWFVIHIQHGWDWATQFFTAFGTDSQYTPGTWFKRMRTGAAGWQAFQRVLDSENFNNFAPTLTGAGAMGTWPVSITGDAQTLGGKGQADYQRYRGSITADQMDVALDRGTYHVHKGNYSTALDTIAAGGSTSRVQTEYKYDGEVRWRARIDDAAFSPWWYSLHSGNFNSYAPALNGAGAYGTWSIRSLAANYADNAAAVSWGGVSSKPIYLMSHAGGAAHADTMAPNTAGFTRSAGAPYSGPVVRFAGAADSASNCSLWLNALAGDSHHIAARTQAEDGSIGPWTRLAPYRERSEWVANNTAQKQVVGQIGWNAYGNGHTIIEASAGVAPDGVAVNRDTPTFSPQKAVADGVAIPTLMGYNGSKTYPVRVALAQYMDRGQHWSQDVGAYGSAAAGMVRENAHASSTQTSNDYAPRWAFQWNSRVLNQLGMDANGIFHMWGDWARDGKDDHRDLWLRHLRTLGSVTVDESLTVAGCTGGVVPPGAYLDYAGEGNPVGYLRCNGAAYSRTVYAALFAAIGTRYGAGDGSNTFNVPDLRGLVLRDLDEGRGVDGGRVLGSYQASALGSHTHTGTTVGAGDHTHAGYTTSGGEHGHVMRRDSGGGTWDGQLGIVAAEGWEGLVATAEGTGTHAHGVQTYGGGTHSHSFTTNATGGSETRMANLSGRAFIKY
- a CDS encoding GpE family phage tail protein, whose protein sequence is MADLAMVFHWRPVDMHDMAIEELMEWRERARVRAQTRSV